From Nitrospinota bacterium, one genomic window encodes:
- a CDS encoding tetratricopeptide repeat protein, translated as MSSARIIRKAASLAGSGKADDAGAVLSGAAVESPSGRLFIRLGLISKSAEQFRAAVKADTANRAARYFLAANLASAGDWENALKTAEEGLAFSPSNISLGVLRALSKYKLSGDLKYLLEAETMLPAATLRAQALVLCALEERISALATDDKGSAEREHHIGGPFGWIFGGLDGMAAWIHWAAASAMNVMRNLAKPSKMRGDGMVIQADRLYAHGNKADAFELYKKALASDRQNALAAESLAVHCSQNGMPEEAAQYLKRLENILGDSFEHDQFSKLKADIAYAGNRFDEAANLYEAARGQSRLDWIIPYRLGLLNLRGKDRHGAADRFCEALSLINPGLLNERLALLGSLSRKAGG; from the coding sequence ATGAGCTCCGCCCGCATCATCAGAAAAGCCGCTTCCCTTGCGGGATCAGGGAAAGCAGACGACGCCGGAGCCGTGCTTTCCGGAGCGGCCGTCGAATCTCCAAGCGGCCGGCTGTTCATCCGGCTTGGATTGATTTCAAAGTCCGCGGAGCAGTTTCGCGCCGCTGTGAAGGCCGATACAGCCAACCGCGCCGCCCGCTATTTCCTGGCCGCCAATCTCGCCTCTGCCGGGGATTGGGAAAATGCGCTGAAAACGGCGGAGGAAGGGCTTGCGTTCTCCCCGTCGAACATCTCGCTTGGCGTCTTGCGCGCCCTTTCGAAATATAAATTGTCCGGCGACTTGAAATATCTGCTTGAAGCCGAAACCATGCTTCCCGCCGCCACGCTGCGCGCGCAGGCTCTTGTCCTTTGCGCCCTTGAAGAACGCATATCGGCGCTGGCCACGGATGACAAAGGCTCCGCCGAACGTGAGCATCACATCGGCGGACCGTTCGGGTGGATATTTGGCGGGCTCGACGGCATGGCTGCATGGATACACTGGGCGGCGGCGTCCGCCATGAATGTAATGCGCAATCTTGCAAAGCCATCGAAAATGCGAGGCGACGGGATGGTGATCCAGGCGGACAGGCTATACGCCCATGGCAATAAAGCGGATGCTTTCGAGCTGTATAAAAAAGCGCTTGCCAGTGACCGGCAAAACGCGCTGGCGGCCGAATCGCTGGCGGTGCACTGCTCTCAAAACGGCATGCCGGAAGAGGCGGCGCAGTATTTGAAAAGGCTTGAAAATATTTTGGGCGATTCGTTTGAACACGATCAGTTTTCCAAGCTCAAGGCGGACATAGCCTATGCCGGAAACCGGTTTGACGAAGCCGCCAATCTGTACGAAGCGGCCAGAGGACAGTCCAGGCTGGACTGGATAATCCCATACCGGCTGGGGCTTTTGAATCTGCGCGGCAAAGACCGGCATGGGGCGGCGGACCGGTTCTGCGAAGCTCTATCGCTTATAAATCCCGGCTTGCTTAATGAAAGGCTCGCCCTGCTCGGCTCGCTTTCGCGGAAAGCAGGCGGCTGA
- a CDS encoding cyclic nucleotide-binding domain-containing protein, with amino-acid sequence MDIVEILKQNGLTAGMSDEQAARLASLAVCEEYAPGSSLIIEDDTGRDIFIVYDGLVSFEMKNTLANSSGNSADNKYEILFYKGIAGELSFIDGHKRSATVVAMDEVKAIRLPFQKLSALLENDKDIGFIFLRNLCGTLCRKVRHSSDQLKNQMLL; translated from the coding sequence TTGGACATCGTCGAAATTCTAAAGCAAAACGGCCTCACCGCCGGCATGAGCGATGAGCAGGCCGCCAGGCTTGCGTCTTTGGCTGTCTGCGAGGAATATGCGCCGGGATCCAGCCTTATCATAGAAGACGACACCGGGCGGGACATATTCATCGTTTACGACGGGCTTGTCTCGTTTGAAATGAAGAACACCCTGGCCAACTCCAGCGGAAACTCGGCGGACAACAAATACGAGATCCTTTTTTACAAGGGGATCGCCGGGGAGCTTTCCTTTATAGACGGGCATAAACGGTCGGCCACTGTGGTGGCGATGGATGAAGTGAAGGCGATAAGGCTCCCCTTCCAGAAATTGAGCGCCCTCCTTGAAAACGACAAGGATATTGGATTTATTTTCTTAAGAAACCTTTGCGGGACATTGTGCCGGAAGGTGCGCCATTCAAGTGACCAGCTTAAAAACCAGATGCTCCTATAA
- a CDS encoding 50S ribosomal protein L9: MKVILKDFVKSLGNPGDEVKVADGYARNFLIPKKLAEAATAGNKKTFQTNLKQRARKLAKAVTEADGQKAALEALEPIVFIRKAGADGKLFGSVTGGDVEEALKERGITVDRKKMVIDRPIRHLGDEEVALWLHPKVTAKIKITVQAEVVEEPSHEGAEEQAKDEAAAETSNEE; this comes from the coding sequence ATGAAAGTCATTCTCAAGGATTTTGTTAAAAGCCTGGGCAATCCCGGCGACGAAGTGAAAGTCGCCGATGGCTACGCCCGGAACTTCCTTATTCCAAAAAAACTGGCGGAAGCGGCCACAGCGGGCAATAAGAAGACATTCCAGACGAACTTAAAGCAAAGGGCGCGCAAGCTGGCCAAGGCCGTCACCGAGGCGGATGGGCAGAAGGCGGCGCTCGAGGCGCTCGAGCCGATAGTGTTCATCCGCAAGGCGGGCGCGGACGGCAAGCTGTTCGGGTCGGTGACCGGGGGGGACGTGGAAGAGGCGTTAAAGGAGCGCGGCATCACCGTGGACAGGAAGAAAATGGTGATAGACAGGCCCATCAGGCATCTTGGCGACGAAGAGGTGGCCCTGTGGCTCCATCCGAAGGTGACGGCGAAGATCAAGATCACTGTCCAGGCGGAAGTAGTCGAAGAGCCTTCCCACGAAGGGGCCGAGGAACAGGCGAAGGACGAAGCAGCCGCAGAGACCTCCAACGAGGAATAG
- a CDS encoding DUF2232 domain-containing protein encodes MTQGAGRSFYAHVAPPALSAVLFLASMALPPLAMFAAAPLYYSIVSHGHKAGAGWAVVAAMAVFLIGGPAVAAIYIGTCVSAAFALSSSFFKDDSLERTLAKAAIVSSLAGFAVFYAAVEMSGGNAIDAPQRIAGMAVHTAMESYKQVNADPEVINWLSENGKSLAEVFARLFPSMAFLSALTMAAMNIMAIRAASLRFGLGIYFKNHSLAELRASDWLVWGVVAGGAGSMFAEGAAQTVALNVLICVMGAYMVQGLALIHYFFMKAQVHVILRAIGYFVIFSQPPLILVMSGLGLMDVWAEFRKKKTDTPEEQS; translated from the coding sequence ATGACACAGGGGGCGGGAAGGAGCTTTTACGCCCATGTGGCGCCCCCGGCCCTTTCGGCCGTGCTTTTTCTTGCGTCCATGGCCCTTCCGCCATTGGCGATGTTCGCCGCCGCGCCGCTGTATTATTCAATAGTGTCGCACGGCCACAAGGCGGGAGCGGGCTGGGCTGTGGTTGCGGCCATGGCGGTGTTCCTGATAGGCGGGCCTGCGGTGGCGGCGATTTACATTGGAACCTGCGTGTCGGCGGCCTTTGCGCTCTCGTCGTCGTTCTTCAAGGACGATTCGCTGGAGCGCACGCTGGCCAAGGCGGCCATTGTCTCGTCGCTGGCCGGCTTTGCGGTGTTTTACGCGGCCGTGGAAATGTCCGGCGGAAACGCCATAGATGCCCCTCAGCGCATCGCCGGAATGGCGGTGCATACGGCGATGGAGTCTTATAAACAGGTGAACGCCGACCCGGAGGTCATCAACTGGCTTTCGGAGAACGGCAAGTCGCTGGCTGAAGTTTTCGCCCGGTTGTTCCCCTCCATGGCGTTCCTTAGCGCACTGACCATGGCGGCGATGAACATCATGGCGATACGGGCGGCGTCGTTGCGGTTCGGCCTTGGGATTTATTTCAAGAACCACAGCCTGGCGGAGTTGCGCGCGTCGGACTGGCTTGTGTGGGGCGTGGTGGCCGGCGGGGCCGGGTCCATGTTCGCGGAGGGCGCGGCGCAGACCGTTGCCCTCAATGTTTTGATATGCGTGATGGGGGCGTACATGGTCCAGGGCCTGGCGCTTATCCATTATTTCTTCATGAAGGCCCAGGTCCACGTGATCCTAAGAGCGATCGGGTACTTTGTGATTTTTTCCCAGCCGCCGCTCATCCTTGTGATGTCCGGGCTTGGGCTTATGGACGTATGGGCTGAATTCAGAAAAAAGAAAACGGACACACCGGAGGAACAGTCATGA